Part of the Spea bombifrons isolate aSpeBom1 chromosome 3, aSpeBom1.2.pri, whole genome shotgun sequence genome, CAACATGAAGTTATCTTTATACTACAGAAGCATCTAAAAACGTAGAAACATGGATTTTGATGGCAGGTATGACCAATtacttggtcttgtctttgattcaggacagccatgcttatcccatgcacaCTTAAACTCCCTTACTGTTAACCTCTGTcactattttataaaaatgaccCATATGACATCATGGTTCCCAAGCTACACAACGTTATAATTAACATCATCTCAAACATACATTGTATTGTGGATGGTTTGGTAGGAGGCAACATTGCTCCCCAAAGCATGGCCCATTTAGGGGGTATCCCTTAATAGTCAGACATTACAACATCCTCAGAGAATCTCTGCGGTCTATAACATGTGGTGTTGCTATCCTAGACTGAAATGGATACTTGAGCGTACTGAGGGGGAACCCTGGGATGTACAGTAGTATGCTATAGAATCTCCAGAGTCTGTGGCATCCATGTTTCTCTTACTTAACAACCACAGGGGTGTAATGTATGCAATTCGCAAGGATTATTTTCCTTACAGCTATGTTGTGCTGTCAGAAGCGGCTTTAATGGAAATAACCTAATGGTTCCAGTGCTTGCATCTTGAAGCTCCTGAGGCTGTTGGTTCTGCCCTGCTTTTCTAGAAGGGACTTCCCAAGTGTCACTGAAAACGTGACATTTTGTTTCTGCTCATCTCTGTGCTCAAACCTTTAGTAGAATATGGATTGATGCACCGGTTATGATGCTGCCGTTGCCACACAATTTTTTGAGTTTATCGttgcgacacacacacacacacacacttctgcTAATGAAACTAATGGTAATTCCTCATAATATTGTCACACATCAAGTATTAGTctttctataatttttttttttttttttaagcggttgtgtgatttccccccccccgttgTGAATTGTGAATTGTGATTTGTGTAAGGCGGCTTGCATTATGAGGAATTTTTGATcagttttttaaatgtttacattgtattgcactaaagcagaggtgcGGATCTCCAGTCCACGAGCACCTGCAAAGAGGCCAGAGATTCTGTATATTCTTACCTGCAAACAGTTTAATGAGTTTTTAATTAATGTGCTCAAGTTGGGATATCGAGGAGTTATACCCCCAGTTATACCCCAATTGCAGCCCTCTAGCTAGAGTTGTGCACCTCTGTTCCAAGGCTGAGACCGGTAACCAAAATCATGGACGCCTAACAAGAGTAAGTTACTTTGTGTGTTTCTTCACAACATCGGTCTTGTCAATGCTAGATTTCGTTGGTTGGCTTCAGACATGTACGTCGCTCTGGCTGATCCTCTGTCTTTTCTTCTGAAGTCGTACGTGATGCATTTTCAAAGTACCATTTGATCTGTAAGGGTTCCTTTGTTACAAAACCTATGAGACGCTCCTTGAAACATGGCTATACATGGCTAGAGCAGTACATGGTGTCTATACTGCTGCGGAGGGCTGAGAGAGGAAAGGTTCACATGGGCTGCCAGGCTTGGAAGTTGCTGTGTATGTGCAATCCCCTTGGCCTTTTGCACATATCAGAAAACTGATACTCTGGGGGGGAATCCTTGTGTATAAGAGGATCAATCATGTCAGCTGAGTTGAGGCGCTTTCTGTACAGACATCTGTTAAGTCATTTAAACGGAAGCAAATCGGCAGGGCTTTGCGGCTCCTGTCAGGGAATGCTGCCTGTGCACTGAAGCCATGCATACAGGTGATTGCCCAGGAACGTAGATGGTGGGGGAGAAGGCATTTCCGTGCTGGCAGTCAACTCGTGGCCTCTTCTGATTTCTGATCTCATGCTACTTTgaaacacttttttgttttgttatgaaTTAACAGGATATTCTTGTTGCGTGTGTGTTTCTAAATGGTTTGTATAATACAGAGGTCAACAAATTGGCTTTGGATCTAGGAGGCAGCGAAAAAATTTAGgagccaacttttttttttcttcttctcccaataatgttttaatttattacctcctggtctgcagtgaaagtatatttattgggccaacatgaCCTAAAACACGCATTTCTTCACTGCAATGCAGTGTACCACTTTGTACAGTACtgcggttaaccccttcatgaggGGTATTTTATAACATAAAGACTCAAGGTTTTATGTCtaaccattattcttacacaaacacacgctAATGTTTTATGCTTACAAACATATTAACAGACTGAAtccagcaaaatatatatatatatatatatatacatatatatatatatacacacacacacacacacacacacacacacacacacgcaactCCCCTCCCCCACTCACCTTGTGTAGACTAGCCTATCTTCTGCCATTGTGACCCCAGCAGCCTACATTTGCGTGTGAGCCATGAGACGCCCAGCAGTGTCGCATAACGTCCATTACATGACCCCGCTGGGCACCGTGCCCCTGCAGGATAGCGTTGGGTGCTGGATTCACAATGGCAGCCCGGGCCAGTTTTTACTCCCTTGTCCCGCAAAACCCTGCGGAAGTGTCTTCTAGTCGCCATGGCCACTGGGGTTTGCCGAGGCCtggtataatgtatatgcatGCGTGTGGGTGGGCAGTGGATGTGACAACACTGCTTCCTGGTGTgggtgtgtgagtgagagataTGGATGTATACATAGAATTTTTGCACACACCTATGTTTATCAATAGATGAAATGTTACGGTATCTAAATGGGAAAGGATGTTCTCTTTATTGTTAGCGGTAGTTTATTAGATGTATGGATGGATCGGGGTGTCTGCTCCCTCAGGAGCTCCAAACACACTTTGTTTTGGATGATACGTGGCACAAAATGCCGTATGATTACGTTTTAATTAAACCAGGCACTTTGACTCTGGGAGGTTAACTAATCATCTTATTAAGCGGTatctaatttgttttgtttgcttttcagGGAAATGAGGCAAGCTATCCATTGGAAATGTGCTCACATTGTAAGTAGCTAATTTATTTTGCAAGTTTGGTTTTATCTTATTCGCTCTATACGCATGTCAAATTCTGAAAATGTTTACCATAAAATCAACTTGCATAGCTGTACTTTTGCTCGAATCAAGAGAATAACGTGAGATGATACGAGGTGGCTATATGTATTTCCTCCAGTAAGAGCGGCCACTTCAACTACCTGTTTGCAGCATTTGGATACTTACTGTTTTTAGAATCctataaagacaaaaaatgGGACACTGGTACCTGTGATTTACATATCTGTGCCACAGACGAAAGTATACCCTTATCCAAAGAGAAGGATACGATAACGTATAGTAACGCATTACCATCACATTCGGCAGGATATGTGACGTAGGGAGACAACATCCTCTGGTAATACCCCACAAGCACCATTTCTATTCATAAATGCTACTTCACGCACTATTTTTACTGTGACATTGtggttccccccccccccttcatttCAATGTTCTGTATTTGGCCATGGAGATCTTCCTGCTGATGcaaaatactgtattggctcaaATTATAGAATGCACCCGATTATAAGCTGCACCCTAAAACGTTGgtgttattttaaagaaacatttattaaatttaGTAAAGGGTCAATTTACTGCCCCATGCAGCATCCCTGGAATTACATGTATATTACATAACTAGTATTTATATGGTGCCTTTCCCCAAGTGAGCGCATGATCTTGGAATTAACCAAATCGGCAGCTGAAGAATAGCTGTTATTTTTACCTTGGAAGCTTATATGAAGGGCTTAGTTGACCCTACTTGGTGTTGAACCTGTGACCCTATGTCTTGCTGCTCAAAGTCAGTCTGCGGCTGGAAAGCACCTTTAAAACCTCTCCTGCAAGACAAGAGTCTGGGGTGAAGAAAGAGGCAAACGGGTGGGAGGAATTCTGCTGAATCAGAGGAGGATTATAAAATGCTTTTACAAGGGGGTTAAAATAGTAATTAAAGGAGACACTGGTGtactcattgtacagccctgtggaatatgatggtgctatgtaaCTGAGTGCAAGGTCACATGATGGCTGCAGTGCCCCTTTAATATAATATCTATGCCACCTGTGGTTGCATTGGTCCCCTATCTCCAAAGCAATTATACTGAATGATAAGCAAGCTTATAGGTTATTCTCGTGAATTAATTGGGTTGTGCTGAAATACACGAGTGATTTCCACTTCAACACAGAATACTTTGCTGCGGCTTATTTGAAAAGTGACAGGTTTGAGTAAGACAGCTGTTTGTGTCTGCAAATATTTGCAGAGTCAAGGAATCCTGCTATGACCAAAAATAAGCTTTCTGTTTATCTTACAGAAGGAGGACTTTAAATAGATGGCGTGGGGGAGGGGCTCAAGTAAATAGCAACATATGTCATTTCTGTGCACCTTCCTATGCTTTGGTCGTGTGAGGCCAGCACTTATGGGGTACACTTCCTATAGAGCCCCTCATTTCCCCAGCTGGTCCATGATCCCCATTGCCTGCAAAAGCGGGACAGTACCAAAAATTCAGGACACTTGGGGTAATTGCTGTGCTGGGTAACTGGTGTGATGAGAGCGATGCAGGCTATGGTAATGCATGTTTGATCTTAAGGGCTTGGAACTAACCTGAAATGGTAAATTGTCCGCGTTTTACATCCATTGTTTTTGTAATTGGTGCATAAATCTGTTGTGATTATTCCGGCTCGCTTGGGTCCTCATCACAGGAAATGACAGAATTTCAATGTGGCGTTTCCTCTCGTCTCTATTCAgtatgtctatgtatatctTCAAGGGCACAGCCTCTGTAACGCGAGCAGGGGATTGAAATAGATGCCGCGCTGCTTTCCCTTAAACAGTGTGCTTATGAATCAAAATGAGCTTTAATGCAGGCAACGGCGCTTTCTCATTAAACACAAATTATCATGAAAAACGCTGATGAATAATGTATTGAGTAGGAATATTAATATTGCTGTCCTGCTCCTCGGTGACTGTATAATTACCATATAGTTCCTCTTTAGGCACTCTATATCTAAACTGCACAGtttcatatattttacagtttcttCTGCCAGGTTTTGCCTGCCGTCTTTAAAAACAGCGTCCGCTGTTTATATCACATACTCATGGCAAGCCATTTTACTAAATAAACACTTTACATACAAAACTAGATGGCAATGTGCAGAAAAATGAATTAACCTGCTTAGCGGGGGAGATAATAGACGGAGTAATAACATTTAGGCAGGGCAAAGCTTTaacaaatatttgcttttaatatatattaatgtatattatgtagTTTATATCttaaattgtttaatatttgactttatcCCCAGTGCCCTTATACTGGTTTAAAAATGAGCATTTAAGTAAaagtaagcttgtgagcagagCCCTTCTTCCtgatgtatcagtttgtcttagtcttctATAGCTTTGTTAAACCCCATGAACATATATTCTAGAAAGCACTATGTAAATAGAAGATAACGAAATAAAAGGTTGTGTCCCCAACAAGCATCTCCTCTGTTATAAATGGGGAAAGAAACACATGGGTTACAATACGCTTACCCCTCGGCTCAGGCAGTGTAGTGATTGGAGGAGCCGACGGGTacgctaccattcaaaagtttggggtcatttacAAACATCCTCATTTTTGAATGAAAAGCAAATTGCGtctatttaaataacattaagtGGATCAGAAACAGTGCAGACATTGacaatgttataaatgactattgtaactggaagtggctgatttttttttctttttttttttcttctatggaatatcttcatatcttcttatcactcctgtgttcctataTCACATTGTGATAACtaatccaaaattaaaaaaaacttgattaaATTATTAGATTACATTAGTTGCATTTCCttgatttccatgaaaacagcagagtgaccccaaacttttgaacagcagTGTAGTTCCCCGGCTGCTGAATTATAAAGCTTTTAATTTAGATCTTCAGTTTTGGTGCTTTCTGGCACGCGTAGCTGTAGATTTGCAGGAAGAAAATGGTCTTGCTGGTATAAAGTGACCGATCTGCTTAGCGTGTCCAAATTAATTACGCCATGTGATCATTTGGTATTAACGAAGCATTAGCAGCGCTTTACTGCTTAGTGCCGGAGTCTGCATACTTCCAAGTCAGCCGCACATTTCTCTATTATGGCCGCTGCTGGCAGAAAGCTTGGTAATTACCCGGAACGTCTCCCGTTATGTGATATTTATTGGCCGTGCCggttaaaaagagaaaatagatGTATGTTTGCGCCTCTCGACCCTGTTCTGATTTATGAGCAAGATgactttttttcctgttctgcTTATAGTTGATGCCGATGAGATCAAGAGGTTAGGAAAACGGTTTAAAAAACTTGACTTGGACAACTCTGGTTCTCTGAGCGTGGAGGAGTTCATGTCTTTGCCGGAGCTGCAGCAGAACCCTCTTGTCCAGCGGGTAATCGACATATTCGATACAGATGGCAACGGAGAGGTAGATTTTAAAGGTAAGCTACCGCGCAACTTTCTTTCCAGCTAAAGTGTGTAATCGCAAATTAACATCATGGAGAAATACCTATTCCTCTTCCTTCCTGTTCCTATAGTCATGCGGTATACCCTGTTGTCGCGTCTGTATACGTTGCATGCGGTGTTGCACTTGTAGCTGTATCTTGCGTTTGCAAAGCACTCTGTAAAGCAGCCTTGAGGTGTGTCAAATCCTATTACAGCCTCCATCATATGACCCTGAACGTTATCGTGGGGGAGGGTCGCTGGTGAAAGGATCGGCAATAAAGTGCTTTCTTCCTGCTTTCACTGCCGACATGTTTTCGGGGAGCGGCTTCAAAGGTAGATGAGTATTTAATACGTTTCTGTCCTTTTCCTTATGTATAGAATTCATTGAAGGGGTGTCGCAGTTCAGTGTCAAAGGTGATAAGGAACAGAAATTGAGGTGTAAGTATTCTTGCGTTTTTGGTCTAAATTACAAAATACATGAggttttattttggggggggttgtattCAGGATAATTAGTGCATAATGGCAGTTTTCATTAACAGACCTGCAGTAACACAGGCATGAAACAATCTAAATCAATATGCTGTATTTTATACATCATCAAACACTGGCTCTTGTGAGCTGCAGGCATGTCTACTTCTGTTCCTGCTATTTTTACATCCCATTTATTGAAGACCACAATGTATTTTAGTTGAATTgttaaaacattattacattGACGGCTTTTAATGGGTTGTGGACAGTAGGGGTTTAGCCGGATACTATTGTAGGGCTACTTCCATTCCACCAAGAAGGTTAGATATGaaatggtgttagaatgtgctgtaccatgtatgtttaatataacCAAGCCTTTTCTTCCTTTGCTAGTTGCTTTTCGTATATATGATATGGACAAGGATGGCTATATCTCCAATGGTGAGCTTTTCCAGGTGCTGAAGATGATGGTTGGAAACAACCTCAAAGACACACAATTACAGCAAATAGTAGACAAAACTATAATCAATGCAGATAAAGATGGTGATGGCAGAATATCGTTTGAAGAATTCTGTGCTGTAAGTAACAACCGTAGCTTTGAAACATTAATCTATTCGAACACATCATTTGCCTGCGTCCTGGTATAAAGATTAGCGGGATCAATTACTAATAGATGTAGACATATTGTAGGCAAGTAAAACTACTTCTTGCCTACAATACAATATATCTACATCTATTAGTAATTGATCCCGCTAATCTTTAGTGATTTATTCTAGTTGAGAATGaaaacaaacctttttttaaaatgtatgcaaatgCCATGTAATTCAATACATTTAAAGCGGACACGTTTAGGCCCCATTATTATGTCTCTTTGAGATGATtacatttggtaaagatgataccttttattgataTTGTCTGATGTGTAATGGGTTGccagctttcaagactatctaggtccTGCAGACAGAAAATGGATTCTAAAGACTTTCAGCATAAATATTGATTACAGCCACAGTTAAAGTGATTATAGACACTCACTGTCTACATAAGTGTATgaatacacattcagattcccataCACATTCTGATCTACATCCAGATTCTTTGggaacattttacaaaataaatacaattaaccaCGAACAGGCCATACAGTCACTTTTTCGTTAACTTTTTGTTTCGCTATAGTCATGTTTCAGATCCAATTCCATTTAATATAAAGGTAGCCGTCGGCTATTGTCGGGGTGCTGTCTTTAATAGATTACATTTGTCTTATTACTATACCGGGGGGACTGAGGGTTTTCTCTCCAATCTCGGGGTCACACAGACTGGAGCTATATTCATATATTGCTTTGATCATAAATAAGACagccagttggtgcttttgctaccagtgtGACTAGTTTGGCAGAGTCTCCTAGGCGTATTTTAATTTGTCATTGATCATCTGTGTATTGGAGGAGCGTTAGTGAAACTCTAGATGTTTTATTCCAGAGTAGGTGGGAACATCATTATCTGCTGGGTTTGTCCAAAGAAAGTTGTGGTAGAGTCTGTTTGTTTGATTCCATAAGGAACCCAAGGATCTTGCCTGCGTTAGTCGCAGCTTTTGGTGCTCTGGAGGCTAAACTATGCCCATTGTTCTGCAAAATACTTGGGTTTTTCATGAAAGCGTTTGTGTTTACATCTAAATGTTTAGGTAGTCACTGTACAGATGAACAACCATATGAAGTATATTGTGGGCTCCCTTTTCCAGTGTTGAGGATGTGCATAGGGGTGATATCGTTGTGGAATatcctttaaataaattgtgAAAATTGCAACATATCTCGTGATTGCtagattttgttaaattattgtaaatGGGATGAAAATTGCACTGTATGAGGTCTGTTAAATTGTATATGCGTCCAAGGCTATCATGAAAACTATTGTATGGTGCTCGTAAATATTTGAAAGACCTggtgatattttttaataattaatgtaaCTTATCGTTTGCTACAGGTTGTAGGAGGCTTAGATATCCACAAAAAGATGGTGGTAGATGTGTGACTCTCCAGAGCAGCACCAACACTTCTGCTCTCTTCTCCATCTCTGAAGATCTGCTCAAGACGTCCAGCAACGCTCTCTGTGTATTTTAAATGGAAGTATTCTCTGTGAAGCCACATTTTCCAACATGAGCCTCATGAAGCCAACTTAGTGTTATTGAACTTTTTTATCTCTCAATAACTTGGTGTAGCACTTTAAAGTCTGAAGGACAGCAAGATGGGGAAGAGTATATCAGTGtggtggggaaaaaagaaagggagttggctttttatttattttttcttcttttataacaaggaatatatatatagctttctaTGTAGTCATTAGGTGGGCTTTAATTTAATACTTGAGTCAAAAACACAACTAGTATACAAAGTGCCAAGCAGAACATAAGTTGTTCAGTACATGAATACAAATCCTTACTTTTACTTCACACAGTAGTATAttagtgtgtttatgtatgtgtatatatatatatatatgtgtgtgtgtatatatacatataataaactATCATGTGGGTGTCTGGTCGATGGGATATTTTTCTgtgatccttttttttcttttcattcttgTTAATTCTTATATTGGTATATTAACAGGCTGATCAACACTGTTGCTTCCTGTTAATTTACATGTCTCTTTTCTTCACACaggaaatgtatatgtttaatttatacacGTTACTCTAGTACCGTTACTCtattaaaattgcttttttatgtGCATGTAGCACCTGCACAGTGCTTGGGTCCCATTCAGCTTTGCCAAGTATCTAGCTTCAGATGCCCTCTAAGAGGAcctgttttatatacatatatgtttttttttcattcatcaaTGCTGAAATGTCTTACATCAACACTTAACGCATACGTTCTTTTCTATTTTACAAGCATTGGTATTTTTACAATTAAACATGTTAGTGGGGTTCAACCCATTGAACTTATGCTCACCCCCTGTCAGAAACGTAACAACATTACTGCAGGCAGCATGGCTGGTAAAATCTTCATTTCTATATGTGTATAGGAGAGGGAATTCCTTGTTTAGGAGAAATGGCTTTCTCCTCTTCTGTAATTGCCCCATCTCCTTTTTTGTGCATGTCTATAGAATACATATTTTGTGTGATCTAAAAGTAGCGAGACATTTTCTGCAACTTTCtaatctctcccttttctgctCTGGTACTATTGGCtggaaaaaacattaacaaattatttaagGTAGTAAATCTTTTGGACGCATATCcggttttcttcttctttttctatgtATTAAAATGGAAAGGAGCAGGTTAACGTACATTGTAAGCGCCTACCTGCCATAGCTGTCCCTTCTACTGAGTGCTGCACATCATGGGCTCTGTCTGTGCgagagaaatccaggtgcttgGTGTCCTTGCATGACATGGAGTTTTGCATGCAGAACGAATGAAATGTTCCTCTTGTTTACATAAATTGCATTCTATAtggttaaaaggaaaaaaaggaaatgttgcCAAACTTTGGTACATGTTTATGTTCAAACAGTCCCCACTATGTGTAACTTTGTTCCTCTGGATCAGAACGTGGTTAATGATCCCAGCCAGTGGTTGTCTTCTCCAGTGTCACCTGCCGCGTGCTCAGCTTCTAGGGGGTGGAAcggtttaatatttttctttttttgtacataagtCGTGTTTATAAATATTCTAGCAAATGCTTTCTATTTCTCTTGCTTGTGCATATCTTGGCTAGTGtttaagaaaatagcaaatatttcctttaatggagatttttttttttctagggtttttgtttgtgtggggaaatggttaatgttgaatgtttattt contains:
- the PPP3R1 gene encoding calcineurin subunit B type 1; translated protein: MGNEASYPLEMCSHFDADEIKRLGKRFKKLDLDNSGSLSVEEFMSLPELQQNPLVQRVIDIFDTDGNGEVDFKEFIEGVSQFSVKGDKEQKLRFAFRIYDMDKDGYISNGELFQVLKMMVGNNLKDTQLQQIVDKTIINADKDGDGRISFEEFCAVVGGLDIHKKMVVDV